Below is a window of Humulus lupulus chromosome 2, drHumLupu1.1, whole genome shotgun sequence DNA.
TAGGAGgtcaataaaaaaaaagagatgtTAATTAATCAAAGATCCAATTGATCACCATGTCTGTATTGTAAATATGCAGTTACGAATAATCCAGCCAAAGTAATAGGAATTAGACCTAAGACAATTCCAAATAAAAAAACTTCAATCATTTCAATTTCTTTGAAAGGGGAAAATGAGAGGTAATATATATCCTTAAATATTAATCGGTATTACCCATGATTCTCAATGACCAAGAATTGAAAATTGACACGTTAAGTATCTATAGAATATATGAACTACCACAGAAGGTTTTTATAAATTGTGCATTCAATTAATTTCAAATAAGTCCTATCTTGTTCAGACTGACAAATAGAGCTGAGGTTATAGTCAAAGCTGCTAGTAGAAAATCGAAATAACTAGTTATAGTAGGCATAAAGAGACTAAATGAAATATGTTCTTTTTATACATATGTTTCTAAAGCACTTCCCTAAAATTCCATTTATAAAAGATACGAAGATAAACAAAAATACCAATTGAAAGTTTTTAATTCatcaattattataattatagaaGGCGGTCCTAACAAAAATAGAGTAACATAGGTAAGAACTCAATTCATTATTTGTGACATCTATCAAAAATAGAGTAACATAGGTAACCGATTCATTGAGCAACTCTTGAGTTGAGTACACTAATAAATAATatctaatatatattattatatatagaatattttaaataattagaaaaaaaagtaaaaatagtTGTTTTATAACTTCATTCAAAAAGTAAACTTTCTTTGAATCACTCTGAAATAAAATTACCAAatcatttttattttggttatttTTTGATTGTATTGAcgaatcctttttttttttacttaattttcAGTTTAGAATGACGAGTGATATTAGCTTATAATGAAAATGCCCTTTACTTTTTTACTTGAAATTTAACTTATTTTTACATTTTGTCTTTCTTAATTACAAAGCTAAAGCTTCATCTTTGTAATTAGTTCAAGAAAGACCCTTTTCTTTGGGTCTAATACAACAACAATCTATGCATCATGAATattgattattattttatttattcattgttTTCTTTCCTTGAATACTAATACTATCTAGTATTTTTACCTCATCCTCAATTTCGAGTCCGAAGCTAATAATAGAGAAAACCTTTAGATTATTATATTACAAATACTACTACAGTTACTGCAGGAATTGTAGTGATACAGGAATTTGAGAAAGACTCTATTGAATAGTACAAATTCTACATGTACAAgcaacaagaaaaagaaaagaaaaaagaacttCTGCACagcatctcaacatgtcctctagaattTGTATAGTTCTCTCTGActgtccatcggtctgaggatgaaacgcAGTGCTAAACTTTATccttgatcccatagctctctgcagtcccttccaaaagttcgatgtgaatactgacccttgatcagaaattatcgactttggcaccccgatgaagtctcactatctcacttacaTACAATTCTGCATATTGGTCCACCGAGTATGTTGTCTTAACTGGCAGGAAATGGGcggacttagtgagcctatccactattacccacacagaatcatgctgcttggtggttctagATAACCCTACCACAAATTCCAttgctatatcctcccatttccattcaggaacatAGAGCGGCTAAAGTAACCCTACTGGCCTTTGGTGATCTGCTTTGACTTACTGGCAGGTCAAACATCTGGaaacaaactcagcaatgtccCTTTTCATTCCATGCCACTAGTATAGCACTTTAAGGTATTGGTACATCGTTGTGGACCCTGGGTGTAAGGAATAGAGAGTTATATgtgcctctttcataatactttccttaatctcaacattatcaggcacacaaatcctatccttgtttCTCAGCAATCCACTGTTGGACATTATGACGTCACTGCTACCactttcttgtaccaaagcctcttgatTCATTAGTGCTTCATCCATTTTCTGCCCTTCTCGAATTTGCTCCAGTAGGGAGGATTGTAATGTGAGGTTTGCGAGGCTTCCGGTCACAAGTTCAATGTTGACATTTATAATCTCCTTCTGAAGAGGCTTCTCTATTGTATGTAGTGATGAGACATTCCCATGTTgtcgcctactcaatgcatctgcaaccacattggTCTTGcttgggtggtatagaatctcacaaCCGCAATCCTTCACTGATTCCAACCACCATCGCTGCCTCATATTTAGTTCGTTTGgcatgaagaagtacttcagacttttgTAGTCAGTGTAGATTTCGTACTTGTCCCCATATAGgtgtgatgtctccatatctttagtgtgAACACCACTGCTGAcaactcaagatcatgagtgggatgtCGTTGTTCATCGTCTGAGttttctggaagcataagctactacCTTCCCATCGTGCATTAACACACACCCTAAGTcattctttgatgcatcacaatacaacAAAATTTTCCCaccctctgtgggaacacaaaggataggcgctGAAGTCAACTTATCATTCAtggtctgaaagctttcttcacatttcttagtccatgcaaacttctgatgtttgcgGGTTAAGTTGGTTATGGGTGTGGCGGTCTTTGAAAAACCCTCGACGAACTTCCTGTAAATTTATAGAAGAAAAAGCCACTTATCATAGAaatcccagtggggccttgctaaaacatgcaagttgggcccaatagtttaaaaggaaaataatagttttcatgcaacgttgtaaaaataattaaagttcaagtcccactgataagttctgaaagttaaaaataaacgtaacattattctttagaaaatggtgttttaaattgttcgtttctcgtccataggatgcccccacgccatacacaccctgacgatagaactccccacttCACCACACGTGCCAAAGAGAAATTCTATtggctacctggaagggaaagtaagggggtgagctaaaagcctagtaaagAAGTACAATTAACACACaagtaaaacacaacaaaacatattcatattcaaacatcatcataCATCACAAGCGTCATTATcgtaaccatcatcatcatcatacacataaacataacatcatatacatagtcatcataaacataacatcatatctttgtgaacacggcccactaacttgtccatgtcacatcttgtggtaaacaggatctctggtccttgaattaCCTCGGCGCGTCctccctatgagttacgtcttcatatccttagtaactcgggttacgtcttcacacCCTTAGTAACCCTTTTTTCTTGTGTCATGTTCATCATGCGAACAACCATTACATAacatacaacattcatacaatccagtcatatcaacacaacaTAGAGTCTCATAATTCATATCGCAAAAGGtatcatcatacataacattcTTATTCATACATGCCAACCTTaccatcactactacaaaaaagaatttttaggactagcattgcgagtgaCTGAGAAAATTCCCAGCCCCTGCGCCGTCGAGCCCAGACACGAGACCCCCCCACCCGCCGTCGGGCCCAGCCCCCGAGCCACCAGTCATTGCTGTCGAGCCCAGCCTCGAGCCCCCTGCTGCAGTACAGCCTGACCTAGACCCCCTTGCCGCCATCGacaaccatcccccgagccctttGCCGCTGTGCAGCCCAACCCCTAACCCCCTGCCGCCGTCGACCACCATCCCCGAGCCCCTGTTGTCGTACAaccttctccttttcttcttgtgGTTTTGTGTGGCTGAGAAAAGATAATGAAACTAGGGTTGTGTCTATTATGATAAGCTATTTGTAAAATAAAATTGGGACacctatataaatatttttatattcatTAGTTGTTCAATAAGATGTGTTGGTGTAGTGTTAAAAAGTACTTAACTTGATTTGGAGAATGGTGGTTCGAAATTGGCTAACTccattatacatttttttttaaaaaaaattaaattgtaaatattatgggtgtgtttggtaaaaaaaattttttttaatttttaaacacaaaaatagaaatattatttttatttttgtttctttatttttaaaaaataaaaatatgtttggtaactatttttgtttttaaaaaaaaaataataaatgtgtttgataacttgtGTGACTGAAATAAATCCCAAAATGAGACTGAAATAAATCCCCAAATGTGTATTTTGAccctatatttttaaaaaaaaaatagtgttttttatgctttttttacttaaaaattttaaggacttgttttgggagtccttaatactttttaggactcgcaaatcgagtccttaaaagtcacaattcctaatttttcagcccaggttcttttaggactctcaaagcgagtccttaaaaagcattaaggactcccaaaacaagtccttaaaattgttaagtaaaacactcattttttatcccagatttttttaggacttgaatatttttttaggacactcattacgagtcctaaattgtgttttttcaggattctcaatgagtgtcctaaaaactccataaacatTTTTAATGACTTGAATTTaggtgtgtgtcctaaaaaagtgtcccgtaaatgatattttgtagtagtgcattcacagcataaataaccaaaattctatctaacttctttatctcaggtccaagcaaagcaaaattaacaaacttcacaacgaacCTATACAATAATCAAATAACatcctttagcatcacataagacttgcttgtgcccaactcatatatcccatgtgtgcatgggtcatgcacacatggtgaaaactattcataatttccaaataggcataattacacataaattcaccaaaagaataatgcaaattatacttatgttacatgcatggtttttaaataaaaaatatattgttgaatatttgacatattttttaacgtaaaagtgcatttgcatgtgacatgcataTGTGGAAGCGTTGTTAAAAAATGACGTCGAAAACAATAATTTCTACACgtttatttctatcgttttaaaaagaatgatttaataACCTActtttcttatcattatttatctctttaaaattaataaattaatcaaacctctaaatcattatttttatttcataaaataatttatttagtcatttaaaaatataataattttattatttatttttaaattacataaacataataaagGCTAGATATTATGTAGAATACCTATaattaacatgtttctttagaaaataacaatttaattcaaattaataaattacaaacttggtgtgaaaaaaaatataatttttaggtgtgggaaaaatatattttacttgtattattttaagaTTTAATTTTAAGTAGATTAATTTCATAAGTAAAAatccaataattatttttaaatcattaaactaaacttttaaccaccattttatttattcaaaaatcacaagtgaattaatctcaatatttttctaaattaaaacaaagaaaaaaatcatacctattaaaatgaacactcatggttacatttaaaaatataatttttaatattgacATAACTTAGTGTTATATAATTTCATAAACACACAAATtttcctttcatttaaaaaaaaatatttccaatattttaccaaaaattccagcaaccatataaactctcaaaaatcaccatatctaaaacctcatattttctctaaaaatatatataaaaaaaaactgttggtatttatttgagtaaaaatatcattttgatgCATTTTAAAGTTCCActtaatttcttaaaatattaTAGCTCTTGCAAAATTATTTAAGCATGCAAaaacattattttcatcatattctaAACCATTTAAACACCAAAATCAACAAGCTTATCAAATCAAAAGTCCATCTTTTACACCATGCTTCATAAAATTTACATCATTACCATACATGTTTAAATccaaaaaaattaattcacaaaCCCCGGCATGTTCCTAATATGCATGGATAATACAAAATCAAACAACTCATCATGCATTACATCCTTTTGCCAAAACCCTCATGAATTAAACATAAATATGAAACAAAATTTCTCATTTACATTCACATGCATCCTATAATGTTTCTATTTTCACCCATGCATACAATCACCTATAGATACATAATCTCATAAACATATTCATCCAATTTCATTGATTCAATCATCAAGAGTTCAAATTATTATTATACCAAAAATTATATAGGgtcctagaacatggatctaacataaaaacacaataacaataacaataacaaaacATAAAGGGGATTCCTGGACATGCATAGGCTGAAACATACATAAACACAAACACAAAATATCATCAATCATCATACTTAGCAAATCAATACCAAATCCCTTCATACATTAAatcacaaaacccttcatgcaccGAACCACCATAACCCTTCATCCTTTGGTCAAAATAACATACCCCCAACAATTAAAAGGAAAATCAAGACAACACAATATTACAATTCACAAATCTTTAATCTCCGCAAGAAAACAAAATCAACACATAGATTGAGGGAGGAGTCCAATACCTTCCTTGAGAGAACACAAGAACCAACACCCAAATGACAATCACTCTCGAATACACTAAAGTTTTTCGAAACCCATGAGAAGAAGAACACAAAAACTTAGGATGGTGGGGAAGAGAAACCTTagacttaaaaattaataaattatcaacaacataaaaaccATACCTATGACTTCCCAAGACCTTTTTCTTCTTcctcctttcttttcttcttttctctccttctctctctagaacacgcctctctctctctctctctctctctccttctctctaggCCGACGACACCAATTGAGTATAATGctctcttcctttttccttctctctttattctaatctacccATAATAGCCTAAGGAAAATAATTGGTAAGCTTCCTAATTGTacctattttcttttaatttgatttatttgattgaagaagaaaaaaataaacaaaataaatgggACAACTCAATTTCCTCCATTCCCTCTTGCCGTCCACCCTTGTTgccttttctctcattttttaattaaataaataattctaataaaaaggaaactaaagtgtgtagaaaattctacacaagtgcaccatgcaaccatgcacatgcacacacttgaTTAATAGGGTGCATCATTACCTACCATGCATCTTAGTGCATtaattcaaccaaaactcaattattcacattttaaaataaataaataaataaaaattaacaattaaattcaaaaaAACTTCTACtaaaaaattctaacaattaattttaaacaaataaataaaataattcacaacacttaacaatttaataaaacaaagcacaaaatttaataactaaaaaaaatattggtgcgctactaggatcttgtttattttcatgtagatcttatattaaacaaattaatataagaaaacctagaacatgtgttctaaaattgaattcaaacagaaataatgataagaacacttacattatacacagcggGATGATAAATTcctttcttcagtttctctatcCATTGTATCATTtttgtcgtagagtattaccaaaaaactgaatcgttcttcaattttcttcaccgccttccaaagtatccttagaatcacctagaataggGTGTGCAATTCTCAacgcatgagatagatacagagagaagaagagaaaagaataatgaggcttagacaatgacttatgtttgtagagagaatctacaacctactagatcttctgatcttttTAGAAACAAGTGTCTGTCATTTGTTTTCTCAAAAACAAGTGTCTGTCATCTGTTTTCAACTATTactaagcattccttttatagattcaattaggtcatttaatttaattaaaaaatcaataaaataatagataatatcagctctaggtcaaaattatcaagggctataggcccgtgaaatttctcatttaattataagcctgttggacttaaaatcaaggcctgtattattttctattgattaattaattaaataattattcaaatcctttatcaaattaattatttataatttgaaccttgatttaataacattatttattaatttagattctaatttatcttaattaataaatctgccataatttttcttttcttctctaaattacataactctgtgaaactatttaaaattgacctggtcaactttgataattataattgataattaaattaattaattgagactatcaatatgattttatccaaggtacagtagggaccatggacctatgaaatcaagctccaataagttatcataaatctaacaaatacatttactaacttattaattcctcatgactccactaaagactcgaaattgcactcttgaatccatagaatgctctataagcaatatagatacgttattaattatccattattacaaccataattgccactcaatcctctataggcggtctacaatgagaagtaactaaaataccattttacccctcattgtattttatccttaaaacacttaattccttgtaaatgatatttcaataaactaatattaattacttaaatgagatctctatcatttagcaccttgaaccaaactaaaaggaaaccattattTCACTTATTctttagaagctatagatgttcatatctatgactaACACTCTCATTCAATTagactatcgagttcccaagatgtaagtatgggctagtctgtaaggcaagctggtaacgaacaagtcaaagaactcaaataatacaatcaattagaatactaactactcagaatttagattgaattgacctatgatcaactatatgatatgactagaatatataataacggtatgtttacttatcctatcaaatgtcaatatcggtccagtctatTGTAGCAAATACATCCGACCtcatctactttgctaatgttttggaaagaacataacactgcgatgtgtaagtagatcatatcgtagattggcaagtcggtgtaaatcatgtgcactgactaatcttatgactaacttattttgaacatataatcatatttatataccactgtgattatgtcactataaatatgattagatatatgctcgagatttaatagaagtttatattaaacaaataatcatgaaaataaaacatgtgagcaaagtgattgactaagtcaaagaatgatttctattattttattgataataaatgagattacaaagaaattgagttttaattagggcataaaaccccaacaagggGTGATAATGCATTTGGTTAGTTCGGTATTAACTAAGTATTAGTTAGGTTGTTAAGCTTGTTTAGTTTGTTTTTGTCAATTTCTTGTTTTTCAGTTTCTTTGTCTTTTACGTCCTATTCCATTTGTGTACTGAATCTTTTCATATAAATAAGAGAGGTCTTGCTACTGATCAGATTGATCAGAGTTATTGTTTTCATTCTCTCACTTTCACTAACTATAGCTAATGAGAATCAAAATCAAGATGTGTAACTCCTTTTACACATCAATTGGTAAATATTTGTGAGTGTTACAAAATTTATGATCATCATTTCTTAAGAATTGTAACTCCACTCTATATGCTACAACACTTTTTATGATCTTCATTTCTTAAATTGTAACTCCACAATATATGTTAAATTTGACAAAATAACATCTGTCACACTCTATTATTTGTCACATAGTTTATTCAATCAACATagtatattatttataaaataatatagcaACAATTTGATGTATAACAGTATGTTCACTTAAATTATCAAACATGAAAACTAATATATCAAATTGTGATTTTGATCAATTAATTTTTTGTGTTTCCACTTTAATGAAAAATTCAACCCCATAATTACTTGGAAGTATCAATAAAAACAGAACTTTCATTATTTTTGATAACCAATTAGGTGGTTACTTTAAGTGTTATTGGTGATCCTAGTGGAATGACTCTTATTGAAAAATACAACGTGATATATTAGTGTAAGAAATACAACGCCATGTCATTATTACTATTATCTCTTTCAATATATacattttttcattttctttctttataatttttaatttaataaggtcGTTGTGCCATGTGATGTGGATTCTTTTGTGCCTTTTGAGGCAAGCTTTGTACCGTGTATGGTGGTTTGTCTAGTGCCTTTTGAGGCTTGGTTTGTGCCATGTATGGTTACTTATTTTTGTGCCTATTGAGGCTAGTTTTGCGTCATGTTTTATAGATTGTCTTGTGCCATATGTTCAATTCATCTCAGGCTTGGTGAAAAATAATGGCAACATCTTTAGATTCAGAGTAGTCAAACTAATTAACAAACTTATACTAACTAAACAGGGTTACAACTAACTTAAGTTGATTGTTACATGTTTAATACTCCCCCTAAAGATGGAGTGTATAGGTTCTTATCACCCATCTTGCAGAGAAGCTCATGGAAAATAGAAGCAAAACAGAGCCTCGGTGAGAATGTCAGCTGGATTATTTTTGGAGCTGACGTGAATCATCTTGAGCATGCCATTTTGGACTTTCTCTTAGATTAGATGATAATCAATTTCAACGTGTTTGGTGCGCTCGTGGAAGACTGAATTATTAGAGATGTTAATGGCAGCATTATTGTCACAAAAAGAGATGCCAAATGTGTGTGATGAACTCCAAAGTCCTTGAGGATGGCTAGCAACCAAGTGATTTCACAAGCTGTGTTTGCCAGGGCACGATACTCGGCCTCGGCTGAATGGTTGTTTGCCTTTTGGACTTCCAAGATATAAGGAGTTACCTAAGAATACACAATATCCGGAGATTGATCTCCTTGTGTCAACATAGCTGCCCCAGTCTGCATCTGCAAAGACAGAAACATGTAAAGCTTTTGATAAGTTAGAAGAAGAATGGAAGAAGAGTCCCTGCTCGGGTGTAGCCTTGAGATATTGAAGTATTCAGATTGCAGCATGTAGATAAGGTTTTTGTCGATCCAAAAGAAATCGATTGAGATGATCTACATCATAGTTGATATCGGACCGAGTGATGGTGAGATAAATCATCTTGCCAATGAGGCTCCTGTAGGCAGTAGGTTCTTCGACAGGTTGACCATTGTCTTTACTGAGTTTGACATTAGGCTCCATAGGAGTAGTAGCAGTCTTGGAACCTAAATAACCTGTAGCACACAATAACTGAAGAGTGAAAGGCCTTTGAGATATTGAAATACCATTTTTATTTCTGCCCATTTCTAGGCCTAGGAAAAACTAAATGGGACCTAAGTcttttaacttaaatttattatcTTGTTGAACATTAAATTGAGATACAACATGTTCACTATTACTTGTGATTgttatatcatctacataaataaGAAGTGATAAGAAGATACCTGATGTTTGGCGAATGAAAAAAGTGTGATTAGAGGAGGATTGTTTGAATCCTTCTTGAATCAAAGTATGGTTGAGCTTGTCATACCATTGTCAGGATGCTT
It encodes the following:
- the LOC133814837 gene encoding uncharacterized protein LOC133814837, with the translated sequence MYAHVAKFNTFKLMLALAAIYNWIVHIIDINNAFLHDDIEETIYMKLPKGYTPKGVLPPQAVCYLGSKTATTPMEPNVKLSKDNGQPVEEPTAYRSLIGKMIYLTITRSDINYDMQTGAAMLTQGDQSPDIVYS